TGCCCAGGATGACTCGACCGCTCTCGGCTCCAAGATCACACGCGACATAGTGACGGCTGGTCATAGCTTCAACGCTTGTTGGCGATAGTGTTCGTCGATTCGATTGGCGATCCGGTGGACTTCGGCAGGTTCCATAAACACGGGGCCGCCCAATGCCGCAGCGCCGACGAAAATTTCGGCCGCTTTGTGTGCCATCACCATCGCGGCTTTGACCGCACCGGATGTCTTTCCGATCGTGATCAGGCCGTGATTCTGTAGCAAGATGACTCGCGGTGGTGCCCCGTTGCGGTCCATGTACTCGTTCATGGCGTCTCGCATCACCTGGGAAAGTTTCAAGCCCGGGTCGGTGTAATCGACGAACAGCGATTCCGATCCACAGCAAACGATTTCATCGGGAAACAGTCGTTTCGTGGCAAACGATTTCGCAAGTGGTGAGCAAAGGATTTGGTTCACCGCGATGCTGTGCGTATGGCCAACGAACTGGATGCCCGGCAACGTCAACAGGTACGCATGGAACAGAGTTTCGACGGATGGCTTCTTCGATGTCGAATCAACGCGACAAGCGAGCAAGCGATCTTCGACACCCTGGTCGCTGATATCGTCTTCGTCCAACATCGGAAGCAACGCGTCGAACCGGCACGCGACCGCATCGTTCTCGCTAAGCGTTTGCAAGCAGCTTCCGCTAGCTTTGACCAAGAACGTGTCGTTGTCGATTTTCGCTGACGTATTGCCTTCACCAAGAATCGCCAAGTGTCGATGCTCTTCGCCGAGGTAATGGGACAGCTCGAGCATCGCGGCAAGGGTTTCGGGATGGGGCATCAGTGGTCTGCTTAGAAGGAAGGTTTGCTTGCGGTCGTTTCGTTTACTTTCGGCTGGTACTACTTGCGCCCGTACAGCGGGCCAAAGTTTTCACAGGCACGGAAGTCGGCTGATTCCAGTCCGTCGGTTCCGAATGTGTTCCAAGCACTGGGGCGGAATACTCGGCCCGCGTCGACATTGTGCATGTAAACCGGAATACGCAGTATCGATGCCAACGTGATGAACAAGTGTCCGACGTGGCCGGCCGTCATCACGCAGTGGTTGGCACCCCAGTGGTTCATCACTTCATACGTCGACGTGAACGCGCCGCGGCCTGTGACCGTTGGTGCAAACCATGTGGTCGGCCAAGTCGGATTGGTGCGTTGGTCCAGCGCGTCGTGAACGTCCGTCGGCAATTCGACGGTGTGCCCTTCGGCGATCTGCAATGCTGGACCCAAGCCGTCAACCAAATTGATGCGTGTCATGGTCGCCGGCATTCCGCCGCGAGTCTTGTAACGCGTACTCAAACCGCCACCCGGGAAGTACTCGGTGATCGACGGGTGCCACGTCGTCTCCTTCAAGCATTTGGCGACTTCTTCGTCCGTGATTTCCCAGAACGGTTTCATCGTCGGATTACCATCCGCATCGGATTGTTGTCCCGTTCCGTCCAGCGTCGCGGGTCCGGAATTGATCAGGTGCAACAGTCCGTCGCTGGCTAGGCCGTCGAGTTTGTGGCCGCCGCATGCCGACGCCACGGCATCGGGACTCCAATACGTTCGCAGGTCCGCAAACACTTGCGCCGTGTTGGTCAGCAAGTGTCCGAACAGCATCGTGGCCGCGTTCAGGGCGTCGTTTTCCGTCGCGACAATGTACGGGGCTCGTTTGCCGTTCCAGTCGAACGACGTATTCAGAATCGCTTCTAGGAAATCACCGTTGGGGAAGTGGTCCGTCCATTGTCGTTGGCCTTGGAATCCCGAAGCGATGGCACCGTGGCCCTGTGCTTGTTCCTTCAGTCCCATTTCTGCCAGCTTCGGATTGCCGACCATCAAGTCGCGTGCAATCAGCGACATCTTTACGCTGTCGGACCATTCGCTATCGAGTTGCTCGCGAGAACGTTTGCCTTCGTCGCTGTTGTAGTCGTCACCTTCGGGGCAGTTCTCTTTTGTCCACGCCAGCGCCTTTTTGTACTCGGCCGGATCAAACTGGCCTTTGTTCATTCGGCCGATGAATTCCGACATGTCGATGTCTTCGACTCGCATGCCCAGCCATTTTTCCCAGAACGCGACATCGATCATCGATCCAGCGATGCCCATCGATGTTCCACCCATCGAAAGATACGACTTGCCACGCATCAGCGCCGCGGCTAGACCGCAGCGGACGAAATCAAGAATCTTGGCTTGTACGTCGTCAGGCATCGTTGCATCGCCGGCTTCTTGCACGTCGCGACCGTAAATGCCAAAGGCGGGGACGCCCTTCTGTGTGTGTCCGGCTAACACTGCGGCCAAATAAACCGCACCGGGGCGTTCGGTGCCATTGAACCCGAACACGGCCTTGGGGCGCGTCGGATCCATGTCCATCGTTTCCGAACCGTAGCACCAGCACGGCGTCACCGTCAGCGACACGCCGACATTTTGGCGGCGAAATTGGTCCTCACATGCCGCGGCTTCGGCAACACCACCAATGCAAGTATCGGCGATCACGCACTCGACGGCGTCTCCGTTGGGATACCGCAAGTTTTTTGAAATCAGCTCGGCGACCCGCCGAGCCAGATTCATCGTCTGATCTTCGAGTGATTCACGTACGCCGCCGAGTCGACCGTCGATGGTCGGGCGAATGCCAACCTTGGGGAGTTCGCCTTTCCAGACGGTTGGCGATGATGCTTGTTGACTCATGACTTGGCTTTGTTGCGTTTAAGGGAATAGTAGAGCAGACGGTAGTTGTACCAGCCAACGTCCGCGGAACGGATTTCTACAAAACTTTCGTGCTGAAGAAGATAGCGCGTCGAATCACTTTCTTCCAATAATTCCTGGAAATTGCTTCTCACGGAGCCGCGAAAGTAATAGTATGCGTCCAGTCGCAATGCATTTTTACACTACAATCGCGTGCTTTAGCAAGTTGGCAATAACATTTTGCGGCACCGTCGTATCGATTTGCGACACGGCGGAGTTCGATGACTGAATCCATGAACCAAAAACATCGTCCTCAAATCGCCTTGCTGGTCGAAGCTTCACGTGCGTATGGGCGCGAGCTACTTCGTGGTGTCGCGTACTTCGCCAGAACGCAAGTCGATTGGTCGCTTTTGCATCAAGAGATGATGCTCGATTCCGAGATTCCCGATTGGATAATGAGTTCTCGCATCGATGGAGTGATCGCGCGAGTCGACACGCATACGATCAAGCCGCTGAAGAAGTTGAATGTTCCGATTGTCGATGTGCGATGTAATCGGAAATTTCCGGGAGTCCCACAAGTAGGGACCGACGATCGATCCGTTGCCGAGATCGCGTTCAAGCATCTTTGGAATCGTGGATTCCGTCGGTTCGCGTTCTGCGGCTTTCGCTTTGCAACCTATTCCGAGTCGCGGCTTAAACACTTTCGAGCGCTGGTGGAGGAAGCCGGCTGTCCGTTCACCCATTACGAATCCGCGGGCGTCCCCGGCAGCTCAATCACCACAATCGAACGAGCGGGGATCGTAGATATCGAACCTTTGGCAAAATGGTTGTGCACGCTCGAACGACCAACTGGCATGTTGGTTTGTAACGACATTCGCGGGCAGCAAGTGTTGAACGCTTGTCGAAAAGCGAGCATCGGCGTTCCTGATGATGTGGGTGTGATAGGCGTCGACGATGACGACGCGATTTGTTTGATGTGCGATCCGCCGTTGTCGAGTGTCCGTCCCGATGCGGAAGGCGTCGGCTATCGAGCAGCCGAACTGTTGCACTCGTTGATGTCGGGTTTGGCCAATGAAACGGAGATCGAGAACATTAAGCCAAAATCGGTTTCTGAAAGACTGTCGACGAAGGTGCTTGCGATTGATGATGTCGAACTGGCAAAGGTTTGCCGCTACATCCGGCAACATGCATGCGATGGAATCAACGTGGGCAACGTGATTGAAATCACATCACTTTCCCGACGTCAATTGGAACGACGTTTTCGTGAAGAGCTGGGCGTGACGCCGCACGAACAGATCACGATGACGCAGATTGCCCGTGTCAAACAGTTGCTGTCCGAAACCGACATGACGTTGGAGCAGATTGCGCCGAAGGCCGGTTATAGCCACAAGGAAAGTTTGAGCGCGGTTTTCAAACGAGAAACGGGAATCACGCCTGGCGATTTCCGGACTCAGCAGCACGCGGCTTCGTCCAAGCTGGCTGACGAAAAACCTTAGATTGGTACGCACCGTTGTTAGACGTCGGGCCAACAAAATTCATAACAATTACCGAAAAAAGTGATGCGAGAACCACTTCCTCTGACATCCGCCCTCTTGGCGTTTGTGCTGACATCAACATTTGTTTTTACATCGCCGTTGTTTGGCGCGGATCTGTACGTCAGTCCCGACGGAAACGACGTAAACGCGGGGACGGCTGATTCGCCCCTGGCCAGCCTAGCGCGGGCGAAGGCGTTGGCCCGGCCGGTTTTGGGTAAGGAAACGGTGACGGTGCATGTCGCCGATGGCACGTACTACTTGCCCGAAACGCTTGCGTTTGAGCCCGGCGACTCGGGAACTCAAGAGTTTCCGGTCGTCTATCGGGCTGCCAACGAAGGCGGCGCGATACTAAGCGGTGGCACGCGTTTGGAATTGGTTTGGCAAGCCCACCGCGATGGAGTCTTCGTCGCCAAGACGCCGACCGGCTTGACGATCGACCAACTGTTCATCGACGGCCAGAACCAACGCATGGCGCGGTACCCGAACTTCGACGCGGCCAAGAAGACGGCGGCCTATCAAGGTTTCTCGGCCGATGCGTTCGCGAAATCGCGAGCGGACGGATGGGCCAACCCCGTCGGCGGATACATCCACGCGATGCACCGGTCCCGATGGGGCGGATACCACTATCGAATCACCGGCAAGGATTCCGAAGGCGAGGTGACCTATGAAGGCGGCTGGCAGAACAATCGCCAAATGGGAATGCACGACGAGTTCCGGATGGTGGAAAACATCTTTGAAGAACTTGATGCGCCGGGCGAATGGTTCCACGACCCGAGCACACAGTCGCTCTACTACATGCCGTTCGCTGGGACAGATCTACACAGCGCGACCGTTGATGTCGTGCGTCTTCGTCATTTGATCGAGTTCCGCGGAACGGAAGAAAAGCCGGTTCGATTCATTGCGTTGCAGGGCTTCGTCATTCGCCATGCCGCTCGAACGTTCATGGACACCAGCGAGTTGATGCTGCGATCGGACTGGGCGATCTATCGAGGCGGCTCAATCGTGCTGACGGGAACCGAAGACGTTCAGATTCTTGACACCGAATTCGATCAAGTCGGTGGCAACGCGGTATTCGTTAGCAATTACAACCGCCGCGCGCTGGTCAAGGGTTGTCACATTCACGATGTCGGCGCGAGCGGAGTTTGCTTTGTCGGTGATCCTGATGCGGTCCGGGATCCTTTGTTTGGCTATGGCCGAAAAAATGATCTGTCAAAGATCGATCGCACACCCGGGCCGAAAAC
Above is a window of Rubripirellula tenax DNA encoding:
- a CDS encoding class II aldolase/adducin family protein; the protein is MPHPETLAAMLELSHYLGEEHRHLAILGEGNTSAKIDNDTFLVKASGSCLQTLSENDAVACRFDALLPMLDEDDISDQGVEDRLLACRVDSTSKKPSVETLFHAYLLTLPGIQFVGHTHSIAVNQILCSPLAKSFATKRLFPDEIVCCGSESLFVDYTDPGLKLSQVMRDAMNEYMDRNGAPPRVILLQNHGLITIGKTSGAVKAAMVMAHKAAEIFVGAAALGGPVFMEPAEVHRIANRIDEHYRQQALKL
- a CDS encoding L-fucose isomerase, coding for MSQQASSPTVWKGELPKVGIRPTIDGRLGGVRESLEDQTMNLARRVAELISKNLRYPNGDAVECVIADTCIGGVAEAAACEDQFRRQNVGVSLTVTPCWCYGSETMDMDPTRPKAVFGFNGTERPGAVYLAAVLAGHTQKGVPAFGIYGRDVQEAGDATMPDDVQAKILDFVRCGLAAALMRGKSYLSMGGTSMGIAGSMIDVAFWEKWLGMRVEDIDMSEFIGRMNKGQFDPAEYKKALAWTKENCPEGDDYNSDEGKRSREQLDSEWSDSVKMSLIARDLMVGNPKLAEMGLKEQAQGHGAIASGFQGQRQWTDHFPNGDFLEAILNTSFDWNGKRAPYIVATENDALNAATMLFGHLLTNTAQVFADLRTYWSPDAVASACGGHKLDGLASDGLLHLINSGPATLDGTGQQSDADGNPTMKPFWEITDEEVAKCLKETTWHPSITEYFPGGGLSTRYKTRGGMPATMTRINLVDGLGPALQIAEGHTVELPTDVHDALDQRTNPTWPTTWFAPTVTGRGAFTSTYEVMNHWGANHCVMTAGHVGHLFITLASILRIPVYMHNVDAGRVFRPSAWNTFGTDGLESADFRACENFGPLYGRK
- a CDS encoding AraC family transcriptional regulator gives rise to the protein MNQKHRPQIALLVEASRAYGRELLRGVAYFARTQVDWSLLHQEMMLDSEIPDWIMSSRIDGVIARVDTHTIKPLKKLNVPIVDVRCNRKFPGVPQVGTDDRSVAEIAFKHLWNRGFRRFAFCGFRFATYSESRLKHFRALVEEAGCPFTHYESAGVPGSSITTIERAGIVDIEPLAKWLCTLERPTGMLVCNDIRGQQVLNACRKASIGVPDDVGVIGVDDDDAICLMCDPPLSSVRPDAEGVGYRAAELLHSLMSGLANETEIENIKPKSVSERLSTKVLAIDDVELAKVCRYIRQHACDGINVGNVIEITSLSRRQLERRFREELGVTPHEQITMTQIARVKQLLSETDMTLEQIAPKAGYSHKESLSAVFKRETGITPGDFRTQQHAASSKLADEKP